The nucleotide window CGGATTTGCGATTCCTCTTGCCTTCTCACTGTAAATGGAGCCCATGATTGCATACTGGACGAGATGTTCCGGCTTAGCATCAGCGTTAGCTCCGACATCAAGCAGCAGGAAGCCTTCTCCTCCAATAGTGGGAAGAGTTGGTGCAAGGGCTGGTCTCTCAATCCCTTCTATTCTTCCGACTACGAACAAACCGGCAGCCATCAATGCTCCTGTATTGCCAGCAGAAATGCATGCGTCTGCTTTTCCGTCTGCAACTAGTTGGGCTGCAAGCACCATTGATGCGGTTTTCTTTCGGCGCACTGCTCTGACAGGTTCATCGGTCCCGAGAATCACTTCTTCTGTATGAAGAATTTCAATCCTCTCTTCATTCGTCAAATGATCTCTAATTTTACTTTCGTCGCCAATAAGCACGATATGTATGTCACTATATTTTTCTATTGCTTTCATTGCTCCGAGGACGATTTCTTTTGGTGCATTGTCTCCGCCCATCGCATCTACTGCTAGCCTCATCGCATTTCATCCCTTACTTTTCATTTTTTGAACGGTACATTTCAAATTCACCTTTAAAAACAAGTTCATTGTTCACAAAACTCTTCACTTCAACATGGGTCCGGCCATTGTCATCATCGATTTTCTCGACTCTCGCTTTGGCTATTACCCGTTCACCTTCTTTTACCGATCTTGTGAATTGTATATTCGCTTTAGCTGTCAATGCCAGTTCATCATTTATAACTGCAACCGCCAACGAATTCGCTTGCGCAAACAAATGGTGTCCCCTGGCAATTTTATTTCGTTTAAATACATGTTCACTTTTTATATCAAGTATTGATATAGCACTTTGGTCAAGTTCAATATCTATGATTTCTCCAATAACTTCTTCAAGGGGTAATGAACGGACTTCATCTTCAAAA belongs to Mesobacillus subterraneus and includes:
- the plsX gene encoding phosphate acyltransferase PlsX — protein: MRLAVDAMGGDNAPKEIVLGAMKAIEKYSDIHIVLIGDESKIRDHLTNEERIEILHTEEVILGTDEPVRAVRRKKTASMVLAAQLVADGKADACISAGNTGALMAAGLFVVGRIEGIERPALAPTLPTIGGEGFLLLDVGANADAKPEHLVQYAIMGSIYSEKARGIANPRVGLLNIGTEEKKGNELVRNTYELLKDTDINFIGNVESRDLLDGVADVVVADGFTGNMVLKTIEGTAMSVFKMLKSALTSSFKSKMAAAVLKPDLAVLKNKMDYTEYGGAGLFGLKAPVIKAHGSSDANAVFNSIRQAREMVEKDVSGTIKTAVEKR
- the fapR gene encoding transcription factor FapR, with the protein product MKRNKRERQSMLTETIKENPFITDEELAEKFTVSIQTIRLDRLELSIPELRERIKNVAEKRFEDEVRSLPLEEVIGEIIDIELDQSAISILDIKSEHVFKRNKIARGHHLFAQANSLAVAVINDELALTAKANIQFTRSVKEGERVIAKARVEKIDDDNGRTHVEVKSFVNNELVFKGEFEMYRSKNEK